The following coding sequences are from one Pigmentibacter sp. JX0631 window:
- a CDS encoding MFS transporter, which translates to MKEIKFIFSIFLVFVADHILLFALPLIVFNTTNNISAAGLAYFIEWLPRVLFLPFGGYLTDKFGSKKSLISIDLLKIIACFIAFIILSTTHYSIAVVIGILGAISSLGTSQTAIAADVLLMKNIELKRYTKVVSYLNMCDQVSMLVGPAFAIFLITYLPIKYFLLIVPIFYLYNLVNTLNQKWQDDPNKLKKKQNHESFLTSFKNTLLVFKKFPILLFFALQASLINFIISIVEAAGAPLVKLLYLKSDAEFGLLNIVAGSFGALSMIITSHFIDEKRVFYFSIIGAFGIIVSSYICVFTTGFSSFVIFYGLIIAFTLVNSLFARILRKTLVEVSMLGKITGCLLAINQISVPFSGLFISFMNDIKEIKNLMFYSTNLLFLFFLLSFYFSYKYKNLSSNLKEAALKNQISIST; encoded by the coding sequence TTGAAAGAAATTAAATTTATTTTTAGTATATTTCTAGTTTTTGTAGCAGATCATATTTTGTTATTTGCTTTGCCATTGATTGTGTTTAACACTACAAATAATATTTCTGCAGCAGGGCTGGCCTATTTTATTGAATGGTTGCCGCGCGTTTTGTTTCTCCCTTTTGGTGGATATTTAACCGATAAATTTGGATCTAAAAAATCTTTGATTTCTATTGATTTACTGAAAATTATTGCTTGCTTTATAGCTTTTATAATTTTATCCACAACTCATTATAGTATAGCAGTTGTAATTGGTATTTTAGGTGCAATAAGTTCATTAGGAACGTCACAAACAGCAATAGCGGCTGATGTGTTACTTATGAAAAATATTGAATTAAAAAGATATACAAAAGTAGTATCTTATTTAAATATGTGTGATCAAGTTTCTATGTTAGTGGGCCCTGCATTTGCAATTTTTTTAATTACTTATTTACCTATAAAATATTTTTTATTAATTGTTCCTATTTTTTACTTATACAATTTAGTGAATACATTAAATCAAAAATGGCAGGATGACCCTAATAAACTTAAAAAGAAACAAAATCATGAATCATTCTTAACTAGCTTTAAAAATACATTACTAGTTTTTAAAAAATTTCCAATCCTACTTTTCTTTGCATTGCAAGCAAGTCTTATAAATTTTATTATCAGTATTGTTGAAGCAGCAGGAGCTCCCTTAGTAAAACTGTTATATCTTAAATCCGATGCTGAATTTGGGCTGTTAAACATTGTTGCTGGAAGTTTTGGTGCACTATCAATGATAATTACTTCCCATTTTATTGATGAAAAAAGAGTATTTTATTTTTCCATAATTGGGGCATTTGGTATAATTGTATCGTCATATATTTGTGTTTTTACAACTGGATTTTCCTCATTCGTAATTTTTTATGGTTTAATTATTGCATTTACATTAGTTAATTCTCTATTTGCAAGAATTTTAAGAAAAACTTTAGTAGAAGTTTCTATGCTAGGAAAGATAACTGGCTGTTTACTTGCTATTAATCAAATTTCAGTTCCTTTTTCTGGGCTTTTTATTTCATTTATGAATGATATAAAAGAAATAAAAAATTTAATGTTCTATAGCACTAATTTACTTTTTTTATTTTTCCTATTAAGTTTTTATTTTTCTTATAAATATAAAAATTTATCTTCTAATTTAAAGGAAGCAGCTTTAAAAAATCAAATTTCAATTAGTACATAA
- a CDS encoding YcaO-like family protein, which produces MFKENGFLIEENLFFQNKCDEIVENMKTYLKEKYSNMSVLFHADLIVPEISEMLHDHKLTTIINEVMQNTSILVSSGYYAKGSETSTHYESIRLSSLPSNKLIGVWIALDDILPTNGPFFYFPKSHIKNYLMLHERINIYNKEKESVNNFIDSQIEEDISDFNLKDKIRKIFLAKKGDVFISDGNLLHGGHQIFNYKLERPSLVGYYLPKNENKYFYPDYLDTKKERTSASPREDITPFAIFKNKNKNEAQTLTPERVFSTENAIENVYNFLKKNNFKLELNSVGNDIVSYESILYHDKYKVIEGYGKGLTQKQSMASSLFEAIEHIICRGDLMDTSNTINVSIEDALKNYNCFPLNTLEKNIKNKQPILWDIFDGINTSEKLIVPSFIVDSSGGSRSMQSNYPYHELEGAYSNSGTATGSTFDEALLHSLNELIERDAHSLLLLETFCRKVPKNLRIIDKKTIPEQQLDLLMRCEDEIGAEIKLLNITTNLNIPCILSFSENMGLLQYPFIGCGCSPSATYALERSILETVQTYHAYIRNPEEYVNYIKNSENQFKEFPKLKECVKEKYHEIIKKGYFTTSNFRELNDLSKNLFNITENINDFSVNHLLKNIIQILSNNKMNVYVKTLFHNEIHNLFCVKSIVRELEIFNLVTSGLFPLPGVRGELALN; this is translated from the coding sequence ATGTTTAAAGAAAATGGATTTTTAATTGAAGAAAATTTATTTTTTCAAAATAAATGTGATGAAATTGTTGAAAATATGAAAACTTATTTAAAAGAAAAATATAGCAATATGTCTGTCCTATTTCATGCAGATTTAATTGTTCCAGAAATTTCAGAAATGTTGCACGATCATAAATTAACAACTATAATTAATGAAGTAATGCAAAATACATCAATTCTAGTTTCTTCGGGATATTATGCAAAAGGCTCAGAGACTAGTACTCATTATGAATCAATAAGACTTTCTAGCTTACCCAGTAATAAACTTATTGGAGTTTGGATTGCCCTAGATGATATATTACCTACTAATGGCCCATTTTTTTATTTTCCAAAATCCCATATTAAAAATTATTTAATGTTGCATGAAAGAATAAATATTTACAATAAAGAAAAAGAAAGTGTAAATAATTTTATTGACTCTCAAATTGAAGAAGATATTTCTGATTTTAATCTGAAAGATAAAATTAGGAAAATATTTTTAGCGAAGAAAGGGGATGTATTTATTTCTGATGGCAATTTATTGCATGGAGGTCATCAAATATTTAATTATAAATTGGAAAGACCTTCACTTGTTGGCTACTATTTGCCAAAAAACGAAAATAAATATTTTTATCCAGATTACTTGGACACAAAAAAAGAACGAACTTCAGCTTCACCTAGAGAAGATATAACTCCATTTGCTATATTTAAAAACAAAAATAAAAATGAAGCTCAAACACTAACTCCTGAAAGAGTATTTTCAACCGAAAATGCTATTGAAAATGTTTACAATTTCCTCAAAAAAAATAATTTTAAATTAGAACTCAATTCTGTTGGTAATGATATAGTCTCCTATGAATCAATTCTTTACCATGATAAATACAAAGTAATTGAAGGATATGGTAAAGGACTTACTCAAAAACAATCTATGGCAAGTTCTTTATTTGAAGCTATAGAACATATTATTTGTCGGGGAGATTTAATGGATACTTCAAATACCATTAATGTCTCTATTGAGGATGCTTTAAAAAACTATAATTGTTTTCCACTTAACACTTTAGAGAAAAATATTAAAAATAAACAACCCATTCTTTGGGATATTTTTGATGGAATAAATACAAGTGAGAAATTGATTGTACCAAGTTTTATTGTAGATTCATCAGGCGGTAGTCGCTCAATGCAAAGTAATTACCCTTATCATGAATTAGAAGGAGCTTACTCAAACTCAGGTACTGCAACAGGTTCAACTTTTGATGAAGCGCTTTTACATTCTCTTAACGAGTTAATTGAGCGCGATGCTCATTCTCTTCTACTACTTGAAACTTTTTGCAGAAAAGTTCCAAAAAATTTAAGAATTATAGATAAAAAAACGATACCTGAGCAACAACTAGATCTCTTGATGAGATGTGAAGATGAAATTGGTGCAGAAATAAAATTGCTAAACATAACAACAAATTTAAATATTCCATGTATATTATCTTTTTCTGAGAATATGGGGTTATTACAATACCCATTTATTGGATGCGGCTGCTCTCCAAGTGCAACTTATGCTTTAGAAAGATCTATATTAGAAACAGTGCAAACATATCATGCTTACATTAGAAACCCAGAAGAATATGTAAATTATATAAAAAATTCTGAAAATCAATTTAAAGAATTTCCTAAACTAAAAGAATGCGTAAAAGAAAAATATCATGAAATTATTAAAAAAGGATATTTTACAACATCAAATTTCAGAGAATTAAATGATTTATCCAAAAATTTATTTAATATTACTGAAAATATTAATGACTTTTCAGTTAATCATTTATTAAAAAATATTATCCAAATATTAAGCAATAATAAAATGAATGTATATGTTAAAACACTTTTTCATAATGAAATTCATAATTTATTTTGTGTAAAGAGTATAGTTAGAGAACTTGAAATTTTTAATCTTGTTACTTCAGGTCTTTTTCCACTACCAGGAGTTAGAGGTGAGTTAGCACTAAATTAA